In a single window of the Anaerotruncus rubiinfantis genome:
- a CDS encoding polyprenyl synthetase family protein produces the protein MNRFEEQLAAYAKQTNDALRERLAYKNDCLQVAVIDAMRYSLLDAGKRLRAALALEFGRLAGATRDGAMALACAVEMVHAYSLIHDDLPCMDNDDFRRGKPSCHREFGEANALLAGDALLTHAFETVMASPLSDAQKVEAAGTLAKASGVFGMIGGQVIDLGSEGRRIDGNTLGTLCALKTGALLRASARLGCIAGNADDAMRSAADSYARCYGLAFQITDDILDVTSSLETLGKPIGSDAENEKTTYVTLYGLSGAREQAARLVDEAKAYISAVADNGFLCWAADMILTRDH, from the coding sequence ATGAATCGGTTTGAAGAACAGCTGGCAGCTTACGCAAAACAGACGAATGACGCGCTGCGCGAGCGGCTCGCCTACAAAAACGACTGCCTGCAGGTGGCGGTGATCGACGCGATGCGCTACAGCCTGCTCGACGCGGGCAAGCGCCTGCGCGCGGCACTGGCGCTCGAATTCGGCCGGCTCGCGGGCGCGACCCGGGACGGGGCGATGGCGCTTGCTTGCGCTGTGGAGATGGTGCATGCCTATTCCCTCATCCACGACGACCTGCCCTGCATGGACAACGACGATTTCCGGCGCGGCAAACCCTCCTGTCACAGGGAATTCGGAGAGGCGAACGCGCTGCTTGCGGGTGACGCGCTTTTGACGCATGCCTTTGAAACAGTGATGGCCTCGCCGCTTTCCGATGCGCAGAAAGTTGAAGCGGCGGGCACGCTTGCGAAAGCGTCCGGCGTGTTCGGAATGATCGGGGGACAGGTGATTGACCTCGGCAGCGAAGGCAGACGGATTGACGGCAACACGCTCGGCACCCTCTGCGCGCTCAAAACCGGCGCTCTGCTGCGAGCAAGCGCACGGCTCGGCTGTATCGCCGGGAACGCTGACGATGCAATGCGTTCGGCGGCCGATTCGTATGCGCGCTGTTATGGGCTGGCCTTCCAGATCACCGATGACATCCTTGATGTGACCAGCAGCCTAGAAACGCTTGGAAAACCGATCGGCAGCGACGCGGAGAATGAAAAGACCACCTATGTTACATTGTATGGGCTTTCCGGCGCACGGGAACAGGCGGCCCGGCTTGTGGATGAAGCGAAGGCGTATATTTCGGCGGTTGCGGACAACGGTTTTCTCTGTTGGGCTGCGGACATGATCCTGACGCGCGACCACTGA
- a CDS encoding divergent PAP2 family protein produces the protein MNPLEVITSNYVLNVGFLAWFAAQFIKTFLCYISTKKINWERMVGSGGMPSSHSSLVCAIAVGMAKKVGYAAPEFALSVALAGIVMYDAMGVRRAAGEQAKVLNKMVIDFKELFQALKEEFDALARGEEFLEEETGPDGKKRKALKEFLGHTPLEVLCGAILGILIAVLVPAF, from the coding sequence ATGAATCCATTGGAAGTGATCACCAGCAACTATGTCCTGAATGTGGGTTTTCTTGCATGGTTTGCCGCGCAGTTCATCAAGACGTTTCTCTGCTATATCAGCACGAAAAAGATCAACTGGGAGCGGATGGTCGGTTCGGGCGGCATGCCGAGCTCGCATTCCTCGCTGGTCTGTGCGATTGCGGTCGGGATGGCAAAAAAGGTGGGATACGCGGCGCCGGAATTTGCTCTTTCGGTGGCGCTCGCGGGCATCGTCATGTACGATGCGATGGGTGTGCGCCGCGCGGCCGGCGAACAGGCGAAGGTGCTCAATAAGATGGTGATCGATTTTAAAGAGCTGTTTCAGGCGCTCAAGGAGGAGTTCGACGCGCTCGCGCGCGGAGAAGAATTCCTGGAAGAGGAAACGGGTCCGGACGGCAAAAAACGCAAGGCGCTCAAGGAGTTCCTTGGCCATACGCCGCTGGAGGTTTTGTGCGGCGCAATCCTCGGAATTCTGATTGCGGTGCTCGTCCCGGCATTTTAA
- the dxs gene encoding 1-deoxy-D-xylulose-5-phosphate synthase has protein sequence MAKYNLLNTLTLPGDLKKLGEEQQKLLCWEIRQKLIRTVSENGGHLASNLGTVELTVALHTVFDLPDDSIVWDVGHQCYTHKLLTGRADRFSTIRQEDGLSGFPRPSESKYDCFIAGHASTSISAACGLAKAKTLSGDPHHVIAVVGDGAFTGGMVYEGLNNAGRSSDRLIVVLNDNEMSISKSVGSFARYLAAKRASDGYLNLKDKVEGALVKIPVVGESVRDVVKQSKDMFRQAIYHSNLFEDLGFYYLGPVDGHDLPVLIKMLERAKEVDRPVLVHVNTVKGKGYPFAEQDPSKFHGVGQFNRSNGHTKTPGASFSSEFGRMLTGLAEKDDKIVAITAAMQDGTGLTPFAQKFGDKNRFFDVGIAEEHAVTFSCGLAAGGLRPVFAVYSTFLQRGFDQLIHDAAIEKQHIVLAVDRAGIVGDDGETHQGLYDAAFLSEIANCVVYSPATFRDLQYALERALYHTDGIAAVRYPRGGEPELSDPAFSAAEDYTHISSGGDTLLITYGRETSEVYKAVKLLEAQHKKADLLKLCKIHPLPEECVQIARKYRTILFVEEGVRSGGIGEHFLAALSAARYRGRMSIRAIENPCIRQMAVPAALKSCGLDAQSIAQTVAELYF, from the coding sequence TTGGCAAAATATAACCTTCTCAATACATTGACCCTGCCCGGCGACCTGAAAAAACTTGGCGAAGAACAGCAAAAGCTGCTTTGCTGGGAGATCCGGCAGAAGCTGATCCGCACGGTGTCGGAAAACGGCGGGCATTTGGCTTCCAACTTGGGGACGGTTGAGCTGACGGTCGCACTACATACGGTGTTCGACCTGCCGGACGATTCGATTGTCTGGGATGTGGGGCACCAATGTTACACCCATAAACTGCTCACCGGACGTGCTGACCGGTTTTCGACCATCCGGCAGGAGGACGGCCTTTCCGGATTTCCGCGCCCGAGTGAGAGCAAATACGACTGCTTCATTGCGGGGCATGCGAGCACCTCGATTTCCGCCGCATGCGGGCTTGCAAAGGCGAAAACCTTGTCAGGAGATCCGCACCATGTGATCGCGGTCGTGGGTGACGGCGCATTCACCGGCGGAATGGTATATGAAGGGCTCAACAATGCCGGACGCAGCAGCGACAGGCTGATTGTTGTGCTCAATGACAATGAGATGTCGATCTCAAAAAGTGTCGGCTCTTTTGCCCGCTATCTCGCGGCAAAACGCGCTTCGGACGGTTATCTGAACCTCAAGGATAAAGTGGAGGGAGCGCTTGTCAAAATTCCGGTCGTGGGCGAAAGCGTGCGCGACGTGGTCAAGCAGTCGAAGGATATGTTCCGCCAGGCGATCTATCACAGCAACCTCTTTGAGGATCTCGGTTTTTATTATCTCGGACCGGTTGACGGACATGACCTGCCGGTGCTCATTAAGATGCTGGAACGCGCCAAAGAGGTCGATCGGCCGGTCTTGGTCCATGTGAACACCGTGAAGGGCAAAGGTTACCCGTTTGCGGAGCAGGACCCTTCCAAATTCCATGGCGTGGGACAGTTCAACCGCTCGAACGGCCATACCAAAACGCCGGGCGCGTCCTTTTCTTCGGAATTTGGCAGGATGCTGACGGGCCTTGCTGAAAAAGATGATAAGATCGTTGCCATTACAGCCGCCATGCAGGACGGGACGGGGCTTACGCCGTTCGCACAGAAATTTGGGGACAAAAATCGTTTCTTCGATGTGGGAATCGCGGAGGAACACGCCGTGACTTTTTCCTGTGGGCTTGCCGCGGGCGGGCTGCGGCCGGTTTTTGCGGTCTATTCCACTTTTTTGCAGCGCGGATTTGATCAGTTGATCCATGATGCCGCGATCGAAAAACAGCATATTGTCCTGGCTGTGGACCGTGCCGGGATCGTCGGGGATGACGGCGAGACGCATCAGGGGCTTTATGACGCGGCGTTCCTGAGTGAAATTGCAAACTGTGTGGTCTATTCTCCCGCAACCTTCCGGGATCTTCAATATGCGCTGGAACGGGCGCTTTATCATACCGATGGGATCGCCGCGGTACGCTACCCGCGCGGCGGTGAACCGGAGCTTTCAGATCCGGCTTTTTCCGCGGCGGAGGATTATACCCATATCTCGAGCGGCGGCGACACGCTGCTCATCACCTATGGCCGGGAGACTTCGGAGGTTTATAAAGCGGTGAAACTTCTGGAGGCGCAGCATAAAAAAGCCGACCTGCTCAAACTGTGCAAAATCCATCCGCTCCCGGAGGAATGCGTGCAGATCGCACGAAAGTACCGCACCATCCTTTTTGTGGAGGAAGGCGTGCGCAGCGGCGGGATCGGGGAGCATTTCCTCGCGGCGCTTTCGGCCGCGCGTTACCGCGGCCGGATGAGCATCCGCGCCATTGAAAACCCATGCATCCGCCAGATGGCGGTCCCTGCAGCACTCAAATCCTGCGGATTGGACGCACAGTCGATTGCGCAAACAGTTGCAGAGCTTTACTTTTGA